One Glycine max cultivar Williams 82 chromosome 3, Glycine_max_v4.0, whole genome shotgun sequence DNA window includes the following coding sequences:
- the LOC100794412 gene encoding momilactone A synthase-like, giving the protein MASVSSVLAPFRRLDGKVAIITGGASGLGAATARLFSKHGAYVVIADIQDDLGLSVAKELESASYVHCDVTKEEDVENCVNTTVSKYGKLDIMFNNAGVSDEIKTSILDNNKSDFERVISVNLVGPFLGTKHAARVMIPAKKGCIINTASVAGCIGGGATHAYTSSKHALIGLTKNTAVELGQHGIRVNCLSPYLVVTPLSKKYFNIDEDKIREIYSNLKGAHLVPNDVAEAALYLAGDESKYVSGHNLVIDGGYTDVNAGFTVFGQSQ; this is encoded by the exons ATGGCTAGTGTTTCTTCGGTTTTAGCTCCATTTAGAAG GCTTGATGGGAAGGTGGCGATTATCACTGGTGGTGCGAGTGGTCTAGGTGCAGCCACTGCAAGACTCTTCTCTAAGCATGGAGCATATGTAGTCATAGCTGATATTCAAGACGACTTGGGTCTCTCTGTTGCCAAAGAGTTAGAATCTGCTTCCTATGTCCATTGCGATGTGACAAAGGAAGAGGACGTTGAAAACTGCGTGAACACAACGGTTTCCAAGTATGGCAAATTAGATATCATGTTTAACAATGCAGGTGTATCTGATGAGATCAAAACAAGCATTCTTGACAACAACAAGTCTGATTTTGAGAGAGTGATAAGTGTTAACTTGGTTGGTCCTTTTCTGGGAACAAAGCATGCTGCAAGGGTCATGATTCCTGCTAAAAAGGGATGCATAATCAACACAGCTAGTGTTGCTGGATGCATAGGTGGAGGTGCTACACATGCCTACACAAGTTCAAAGCACGCACTAATTGGACTGACAAAAAACACTGCGGTGGAGCTTGGACAACATGGTATTAGGGTAAATTGTTTGTCACCTTATCTTGTTGTCACACCGTTAAGTAAGAAATATTTCAATATTGATGAAGACAAAATTCGTGAGATAtattcaaacctaaaaggtgCTCATCTTGTGCCTAACGATGTGGCCGAAGCTGCTCTTTACTTGGCAGGTGATGAGTCCAAGTATGTTAGTGGTCACAATCTTGTGATAGATGGAGGGTACACTGATGTAAATGCAGGATTTACCGTGTTTGGGCAGTCTCAGTAA